The genomic interval GACAATACCGTCCCCGATTTTGCCCACGCGTTTTCTATTAAACTGATTGCTTTTTGTTTTATAATATTCATATTTAGAAGCTTTTAATTGCCCGCGTTTGGCTATTAGCTAATAGAAATAGATCGAAATACTAATTGCGCCGGCAATATTCCTGTGCTTTTAGAATTGACAGCAACACTATTTATTCATAATAATTTACAGATACAAAACAACACCGGAATGGTGGTAATGAAAATAGAGAAAGAGCGGTATTGATTGGACTATTTACGGTATTCACTTCTGAACTGTCCCGGTGAAGATTGGGTGACTTTTCTGAAAAGCCTTGAAAAATAAGTATGATCGTCGTAACCCAAAGAAAAAGCAATTTCCTTGACACTTAAATCGGTATAATAAAGAAGTCGTTTCGACTCCATGATTACCTCCCGCTGTATCCAGTGACTCACCGAAAAGCCGGTTATATTTTTAACAACTTCGTTGAGATATGAAGGTGTGATATTAAGCAACTGTGCATATTCCGAAGGGCTTTTTAAAGTTTTAAAATTTTTCGAAAGTATACTTTTGAACTGCCGTGTGATGGTTGCCGGGCGTAAATTATCTAATGGATCGGATTGCTTCTGCTCCTGAAAAACAGATGCAAAAATACCAAGGCAAACCTTGACCATGGACCTGGCAACAGGTTGATAGTTTAAATAGTTATCGCCGGACGAGATTTCTGACAAAAGCTGTAAACTTTTCACCAATAACCCTGCCTGCTCTTGATTGACCGAAACCGGTTGACTATTTGACGCATAGTTCTCAAAAACAGAACGCAGATTTTCATCCAGATCGGACAAATCAGTTGCCATAAACCAGCCGGATGCATGATTAAAAGACAAAGGCCGGTGAACCTGGCCGGGCAAGATGCAAAACGCATTGGCACCTTCAAGACTTACTTCCCTGAAATCTACCATAAACCGGCTGCTTCCTTTTTCATGAAAGAAGAAATTGCAATGGTTGTCCCGATGCGCTTCCATCATTAAAATTTCCTGAGAAATATCACCGTCCATCCGCCGCAGAAAAAAAGTGCGGTCTGTGTCATCTTTAAGGTAATGCAGTGGTATTATTGATTTTTCAGGCACAAAAAATATGTTCAGATTAACAATATTAATTCAAAAAAACACCTGTTTCTTCAATTTTACAGCCCGGTCAAGCATGTCTGTTGCCTGTAAAACCTTATTTTTCAAATAATAAGGATAATCGGGATTGGCTTTTAAAAATTGATTGGCTATTTCAGCAGCTTCCGGGCTGGAATGTCCGGCAAAAATATTGTGCGTCCAGCGTGTTGGAAAGAAAATATCACCGGTAAGTTGTATCTCCTGTAACATATCGAGCGAAGGACGCAGGTATTTTAAAGCGCTCTTTTGTCGCAATGGATGATGCAGGTAACTCAGTGCATCCAGTACCCAGGCCTCTTTTTCACGATTCTCAGGTTTTTTCAAGGATTCAAAAAATATATCTCTTTCATTTTCAATATTACTTAATGCAGGAATTACAAACTGCATTCTCGCCTTACGATCCGGATTTTTGGTATTGCTTAATTGTTTTATCAAAACCGTTTTCTGATTTTCCGGATCTTTCAATGCGATTTCACAAGCAAGCGAAATATTGTCTTCTTCGGACAGGACCAGATCTTTTACAATTAGCTTTTCAGTCCATAAACCTTCCAGTTTTTTCAACCCATCCGTTGTCATAACCATATTTTTAAATGCACGGAAATAGGAAGTTTTTATTCCTTTGTCTTTTGTATCTTCTAATAATGTCCACAAAAGTTTTTCCATTTTTTCCTGATGCGATTGCCGGATTTCGTCTGTAAGAAAAGCCCACCATGCCGTTTGCAGGTTTCCGAGCAGGTAATCAACAAGCAGAGGATTTTCCTCTTTTGGTAAAAGAGCAGCAATATTTATCACAAAATGTTCAGGTGAAATACCATCGCCGCGTACCAGGCCTTCCCATTGATTAACCAGCATTGCACCACGAAAAACAGGATCAGACGAGACAGAATCAGATTTTGAATTATAATTAATGTTGAAATCAGTCAAACTGGCACTATCCATTTTGAAATAACCATACCCAATTCCATCCGCGTTCGGGAAAGAAAACGAAGCTGAATTTGTATTCAGAATGCCTGGTTTCGAATCAATAATATTAAGCGTATTTTCCTGATAAACTCCTTTGTTTTTCCAGCCAAAACTCAATGACTGCTGCCAGATCCGATTGGAAACTGAATCTGCTTTTTGCCGGATTTTAATCCTGGAATTTTCTTTGGTCAGATCATACTCAGGCATTCCGCCCGTTTTGACCCACACATTACTCCAGTCGGCAATATCTAACGGTGAATTTTTATCAATAATCCCAATCAGGTCATCCCATTTTGCATTGCCAAACG from Dyadobacter sp. NIV53 carries:
- a CDS encoding AraC family transcriptional regulator — translated: MPEKSIIPLHYLKDDTDRTFFLRRMDGDISQEILMMEAHRDNHCNFFFHEKGSSRFMVDFREVSLEGANAFCILPGQVHRPLSFNHASGWFMATDLSDLDENLRSVFENYASNSQPVSVNQEQAGLLVKSLQLLSEISSGDNYLNYQPVARSMVKVCLGIFASVFQEQKQSDPLDNLRPATITRQFKSILSKNFKTLKSPSEYAQLLNITPSYLNEVVKNITGFSVSHWIQREVIMESKRLLYYTDLSVKEIAFSLGYDDHTYFSRLFRKVTQSSPGQFRSEYRK